Below is a window of Elusimicrobiota bacterium DNA.
ATTAAAGATGTTGCCTTTAAAGGGAATAAGGTATACAAGAATTCAAAACTTATTAAGTTAATGCAGACCAAGAAAAAACAGTATTTTAAACAGGATGTCTTTGATAAAGATAAGGATGAGATCGTTAAGTTCTATAAAAACAACGGGTTTCTTGATATGCAGCTGCTTGAGCCGGAGTTTAAGTATAACGAAGAACGTACTGAGACTGTATTAACCATTGCCGTAGAAGAAGGCGCGAAGTATGTAGTTGGGGAGATTAGTTTTTATGGTAATGAGGTGTTGAAGGAAAAAGATCTGCGTATTTTGTTGTTATACAAAAAAGGACAGGTGTTCAGCCAGGAAAAGTTTGAAGCCAGCCAGATGATGCTCCAGCAGTCTTATGCGGACAGCGGGTACCTCCGCGCGCAGGTTGTCCCTGAAATTGTGCAGAGTTCGGATACCGGTAAAGTTAGTGTGGTATATAATATCACGGAGAACGGGATTGTTTATGTAAACAACATTTATGTTGACGGGAATACGTATACCAAAACATATGTTATTGAACGTGAAGTATTATTGAAACCCGGCAGCCCGATGCTGGCAAGTAAGGTACGGCGTACGATGGAACGGTTATATAATCTTGGTTTTTTGGAAGACGCAAAAGTTGACTTCCAGCCGACAGAGAGCCCTGATAAAGTAGATGCTGTGTTCATGGTATCTGAAGGACAACCCGGGATGATGTCCGCAGGGATGGGTTATTCTTCTACTGACAAATTATTGGGTACGCTGCAGGTACAGCATATGAACATTTTTGGGTATGGTTACCGGCTTAACCTCTTATGGGAGTTCGGTGAACGCCGGCAGAATTATGAGATAAGTTTTACGGATCCGTGGTTTTTGGGGAAATCAATGTCGTTTACCACAAATATTTTTAATACAACACGCCAGCAGTATTACGGGACAGAAGCTAATGCTTATAAAGAGTTAAGAAAAGGCGTGGCATTACTGTTAAGCCCAAGAATATCTGAGTACCTGTCTTTGAGTACAGGGTATTCGTATGAACAAGTAGAATTTACGGATATCATGGCGGATTATGCGGATAAAATATATTTTTCGCCTGATGTTTCAAAACTAACTTTTGGTGTTGCCTATGATACCCGTGACAATGTTTTTGACCCGAATAAAGGTTCAAGGAACGCGTTGTCATTGCAGGTGGCAGGCGGGCCGCTGGGAGCGGAAGCGCATTTTTATAAGCCTATATACTCAACAGTATGGTTTTTCCCGACAATATGGAAACTTGTGTTTTCATTAAGCGCGCGGGCAGGGTATGTTTCGCAGTTTATGGAACCTGATAAGCAATTGTTGAGTGAGTATTTCCATATCGGCGGAGGGGATAGTGTGCGCGGGTATGATTACGGCGAGATCGGCCCTGCGGGTGGGAGTAAGTATATGACTGTGTGTAATCTTGAGTACAAATTCCCGTTGGCAATGGAAAAAGGTAAGACAATGCTTCAGGGTGCGATCTTCGCGGATATCGGCGGTGCATGGGCACGGCCGGATGATATTACGATGAGTATCGGTAGTTCTCCGACTGAACTTAAGGCCGGGGTGGGGTTTGGGATAAGGATTACTACACCAGTGTTTCCGTTACGGTTCGACTGGGGTTTACCTCTGAACAAACCGGGGGTTAACCAAATGCAGTTTTATTTTACTATAGGGAATATGTTCTAAATCATTTGGTATAATTGTTTTTATGAACAATAGGCTGTTAAGAAATTTTTTGAGTGTACTGGTTACCGCAACCACGGTATGTTTCTTTGGCAGAATAATATTCGGGCTGGATTTACCATTGAACCCCGGGGATTATAAGCCAAAAATAATTATTGGTTTTGTTGATATGGAAAAAGTGTGTAATTCACTTGAAGAAACAAAGGTGGAAGAAGAAAAAGTTCAGCATATGATCAACAAGCAGCGCGGGGAAGTTGAGAAACGCAAAGCTGAACTTGATACCCTGAAAACCGAGATTGACAGCATTGAGATCGAGCTTGCATCAACTCCTAAGACTATACTTATGGCGTCACTACAAAAAAATTCTACACAGCAGCAACAGGTACAAGAAACTGATGTCGTCGTAACGTCAACGATAACTGCTGTAGCACAGGATCCTACGCAATTACCCGGGATGGTTACAACAGCACCCACAACTGCTGACAGGCAAAAGGATAGCGCGGATATCGCGGATATTACCGCGCAGGATGTTGCGGAGAATGAACAAAAACAAGTGCAGGAAGTAACTCCGGTGGAAACAAAACCAACAGCGGAACAGCAGGTTGAATCTTTACAACAAACGGTGATTAAGAGTAACGAGGAAACTGTGAACCAGTTACGCGAAAAAATTAAAGCCAAACGCAGCGAGTATTTGCAGAAGGAAAAGGAAGTAGCGGAATATGTTCAGTCGTCCAGCCAGGAATTGAAGAATCTTAAACGGTCATGTTCACAGGTGGTTTATGGGAAGATATATGACGCATTAATTGAAGTAGCGGAAGAGGAAGGCGTAGATCTTATCCTTGATAAAACGCATATATTATTCGGCGGGAAAGGTGTGGATCTCACTGATAATATAATAAAGTACGTAAAACAGCAGGGTATGCAGTGAGTAATGACAGGTGTTTAAAATGAAGTTTACTGCCAGAGAAATTGCAAACATTACCGGCGGGATTGTTGCCGATAAGGATGGTATTGCAGATAAGGTCGTAATCACCGCAGTTGCAGATATTACCAGTGCCGGTGAGGGGCAACTCGCGTTCTGCGTTGATACCGTAAAATACAATTCGGTATTGCAGTCAACAAAAGCTGCAGCAGTGCTAGTCCCCGAAGATGTTAAGGATGGCAGTAAATCAACGCTATTTATTATAGTGAAAAAACCGTATCAAGCGTTTGTTAAGGTTTTAAATATAATTGATACTGAGAAAAAAAAGGATGTTATACCGCCTACTGGTATTGCCGCCGGTGCGATTGTACATCCATCAGCTAAGTTCGGAATTAATGTCAGTATAGGTACAGGGACAGTTGTTGAACACGATGTGGTGATTGGGGATAATGTAAAAATCCTGCCCTTATGCTATATCGGCCCAAATGTTGTTATCGGGAATGATTGTTTACTTTACGCGCGGGTAACAATATGCAATGATACCGTTATTGGGGAGAGGGTAGTGATAAATCCGGGTGCGGTACTCGGGGGTGACGGGTACGGGTTTATTCCAACAAAAGATACACCCATAAAAATCCCGCAGGTTGGCTGTGTAAAAGTGGGTAATGATGTGGAGATCGGTGCGAATTGCGCGATTGATCGCGCAACACTTGGTGCTACAGTAATTGGTGATGGCACCAAAATTGATAATCTTGTACATATCGCGCATAATGTGGCTATAGGAAAAAATTGTCTTATAACTGCACAAGTGTGTATTGCCGGATCAACTGTTCTTGGTGACCGCGTAGTTATCGGCGGACAAGCTGGGATTGTTGACCACGTAAATGTTGGGGATGATGTCAATATTGTCGGGCAAACAGGTGTTGTGCAGGATGTACCTTCAGGATCTGTGATGTCTGGGTTCCCTGCAAGGCAGCACAAGGATGCTCTAAAAATATATACTATTACTGCAAAACTCCCGGAAATATACGAAGTGGT
It encodes the following:
- the bamA gene encoding outer membrane protein assembly factor BamA, encoding MFTKEKICVVVLLLALSSVFPGTAYSEGETKKITDIVITGTKTLSVRAVLDQLKIQKGSVVNEDVVKEETQRLLEHEGIEDAVPEIIEVPAQGKQKARVKLVFAITERPMIADIKFKGNKQFSDGKIKGDISLKKKGYYNFVKAEADREKILSLYREKGFADCEVEYSTVDDVKATNKVLTFLITEGKRIQIKDVAFKGNKVYKNSKLIKLMQTKKKQYFKQDVFDKDKDEIVKFYKNNGFLDMQLLEPEFKYNEERTETVLTIAVEEGAKYVVGEISFYGNEVLKEKDLRILLLYKKGQVFSQEKFEASQMMLQQSYADSGYLRAQVVPEIVQSSDTGKVSVVYNITENGIVYVNNIYVDGNTYTKTYVIEREVLLKPGSPMLASKVRRTMERLYNLGFLEDAKVDFQPTESPDKVDAVFMVSEGQPGMMSAGMGYSSTDKLLGTLQVQHMNIFGYGYRLNLLWEFGERRQNYEISFTDPWFLGKSMSFTTNIFNTTRQQYYGTEANAYKELRKGVALLLSPRISEYLSLSTGYSYEQVEFTDIMADYADKIYFSPDVSKLTFGVAYDTRDNVFDPNKGSRNALSLQVAGGPLGAEAHFYKPIYSTVWFFPTIWKLVFSLSARAGYVSQFMEPDKQLLSEYFHIGGGDSVRGYDYGEIGPAGGSKYMTVCNLEYKFPLAMEKGKTMLQGAIFADIGGAWARPDDITMSIGSSPTELKAGVGFGIRITTPVFPLRFDWGLPLNKPGVNQMQFYFTIGNMF
- a CDS encoding OmpH family outer membrane protein, which produces MNNRLLRNFLSVLVTATTVCFFGRIIFGLDLPLNPGDYKPKIIIGFVDMEKVCNSLEETKVEEEKVQHMINKQRGEVEKRKAELDTLKTEIDSIEIELASTPKTILMASLQKNSTQQQQVQETDVVVTSTITAVAQDPTQLPGMVTTAPTTADRQKDSADIADITAQDVAENEQKQVQEVTPVETKPTAEQQVESLQQTVIKSNEETVNQLREKIKAKRSEYLQKEKEVAEYVQSSSQELKNLKRSCSQVVYGKIYDALIEVAEEEGVDLILDKTHILFGGKGVDLTDNIIKYVKQQGMQ
- the lpxD gene encoding UDP-3-O-(3-hydroxymyristoyl)glucosamine N-acyltransferase, whose translation is MKFTAREIANITGGIVADKDGIADKVVITAVADITSAGEGQLAFCVDTVKYNSVLQSTKAAAVLVPEDVKDGSKSTLFIIVKKPYQAFVKVLNIIDTEKKKDVIPPTGIAAGAIVHPSAKFGINVSIGTGTVVEHDVVIGDNVKILPLCYIGPNVVIGNDCLLYARVTICNDTVIGERVVINPGAVLGGDGYGFIPTKDTPIKIPQVGCVKVGNDVEIGANCAIDRATLGATVIGDGTKIDNLVHIAHNVAIGKNCLITAQVCIAGSTVLGDRVVIGGQAGIVDHVNVGDDVNIVGQTGVVQDVPSGSVMSGFPARQHKDALKIYTITAKLPEIYEVVKKFIKKND